One Candidatus Methanoperedens sp. genomic region harbors:
- a CDS encoding glycosyltransferase family 39 protein — protein sequence MKIEKIDYLIIICLLLISFLIRASGGTKVPMYGDEWIYWTNVNRILASNFVPRADVFSSAPPFLSYIGALVTLFFGGDLNVVRGISTVFGSLTVPALYLFGNAMYDRKTGLLSALFLCFSAYHILYSRILMQEALSLFFITAFLYFFWMSQNSSGRKSTTYAIVAGAMLGLAIDAKWMSLFLVPAALTYVLWTGKFKLRALSDKRLVLIFIFALLLFLPLLISLFYTGVDFSGMTYSIYEKFSKKSPISQRVSSNSIYELFEKAMDNISGILMYGSDFLISPWITKVSFVLFIIIFLSFFRNFLNLEKKGSFLIINFFYLAVIVLSSSANKHYLLYMFPFYFVMLSHVFLNSFKDMNILKIVIILLTSIMLFSSVITSVTSYNWDKGDYQPWANDFADYIKRDIFKSGYEGSVQIATLTYLKEPVDRALYLSSINATTIEAFKAADKYSSEAMEVDYEKISSLKPVYLVVPEPQYEYYVKGNFKLLKDYGVVSNIQTYPFGCFVLKRKNIQPQGSSTDGIGANISQDILKLSVPSVMKIGKTYTASIQVKNTGDFRTNFTVNLYSDVYTIFLNEWQRKVTLDKGSIITLKIKIVPFKGYAGKLTITADLYANDEENGTYKKVDSSTDYIYLIERPIFDIMN from the coding sequence ATGAAGATAGAAAAAATTGATTATTTAATAATTATTTGTTTACTTTTAATCTCATTTTTAATTCGAGCCTCAGGTGGGACAAAAGTTCCCATGTATGGAGATGAGTGGATATATTGGACTAATGTAAATAGGATATTAGCAAGTAATTTTGTCCCTCGAGCGGATGTATTTAGTTCTGCTCCACCATTCCTTTCTTATATCGGGGCGTTAGTTACTTTGTTTTTTGGAGGAGATTTGAATGTTGTCAGGGGGATTTCTACGGTTTTTGGAAGTTTAACCGTACCCGCATTATACCTTTTTGGAAATGCAATGTATGATAGAAAGACTGGATTGTTATCAGCCTTATTTCTATGCTTTTCAGCGTATCATATTCTCTATAGTCGCATATTAATGCAAGAAGCACTCTCTCTTTTTTTTATTACTGCATTCTTATATTTTTTTTGGATGAGCCAAAATTCTAGTGGTAGAAAAAGCACAACTTATGCCATTGTTGCAGGAGCAATGCTAGGTTTAGCTATCGATGCTAAATGGATGTCTCTTTTTTTGGTTCCTGCAGCTCTTACATATGTTTTGTGGACGGGTAAGTTTAAATTAAGAGCATTATCGGACAAAAGGTTAGTCCTAATATTTATCTTTGCGTTACTGCTCTTTTTACCGTTACTTATAAGTTTATTTTACACTGGTGTGGACTTTAGTGGGATGACCTACAGTATTTATGAAAAATTTTCAAAGAAATCACCTATAAGCCAACGGGTTTCAAGTAATTCTATATATGAATTATTTGAAAAAGCGATGGATAATATATCTGGCATACTGATGTATGGTTCTGATTTCTTAATTTCACCATGGATAACTAAAGTCTCATTTGTACTTTTCATAATAATTTTTCTTTCTTTCTTTCGTAATTTCTTAAATTTAGAAAAAAAAGGTAGTTTTCTTATAATTAATTTTTTCTATCTAGCCGTAATTGTGCTTTCATCTTCGGCAAATAAACATTATCTATTATATATGTTTCCTTTTTATTTTGTTATGCTTTCTCATGTCTTTTTAAACTCTTTTAAAGATATGAATATTTTGAAAATTGTTATAATTTTACTTACTTCAATAATGTTATTTTCTTCCGTTATTACCAGTGTCACCTCATATAACTGGGATAAAGGGGACTACCAGCCATGGGCAAACGATTTTGCAGATTACATAAAACGAGATATATTTAAGAGTGGTTATGAAGGAAGCGTTCAAATCGCGACGCTAACGTATTTAAAAGAACCTGTAGATCGGGCCTTATACCTTAGCAGTATTAATGCAACTACGATTGAAGCCTTTAAAGCTGCCGATAAATATTCAAGTGAAGCTATGGAAGTAGACTATGAGAAAATCTCTAGTCTAAAGCCAGTTTATTTAGTAGTACCTGAGCCTCAGTATGAATATTATGTCAAAGGAAATTTTAAACTTTTAAAAGATTATGGTGTGGTTTCAAACATCCAGACCTATCCCTTTGGATGTTTCGTTTTAAAAAGGAAAAATATACAACCACAGGGATCGTCAACCGATGGTATAGGGGCGAATATTTCACAAGATATATTAAAATTAAGTGTGCCATCTGTAATGAAGATTGGTAAAACATATACAGCGTCGATTCAGGTGAAGAACACCGGGGACTTCCGCACAAATTTCACTGTTAATTTGTATTCTGATGTATATACAATATTTTTAAATGAATGGCAACGTAAGGTAACTCTTGATAAAGGTTCAATAATTACGCTTAAAATTAAAATAGTCCCTTTTAAAGGGTACGCAGGAAAGCTCACGATAACTGCTGACCTTTACGCTAATGATGAAGAAAATGGAACCTATAAAAAGGTAGACTCATCAACAGATTATATCTATCTTATTGAGAGGCCAATCTTCGACATCATGAACTGA